In one window of Anaerobacillus alkaliphilus DNA:
- the nirB gene encoding nitrite reductase large subunit NirB: MGRKQLVMIGNGMAGVRTIEEILKLAPDAFQITIFGDEPHPNYNRIKLSNVLQGDTTVNDIIMNTWEWYQENNIELFTGEAIVRIDTEAKQVISNQGRVVSYDDLIIATGSSSFILPIPGADKVGVTGFRDIHDCETMIKVARDYKKAAVIGGGLLGLEAARGLLNLGMEVDVIHLMPHLMERQLDPTASIMLKEELEAQGMNFLMEKQTAEIQGDERVTGLRFVDGSEIEADLVVMAVGIKPNVQIAKDSGIYVNRGIVVDDFMQTSVAHVHAVGECAEHREVIYGLVAPLYEQGKVLAANLCGVETKPYEGSIVGTGLKVSGVDLFSAGEIDDDPKTKSIKVHNEFDGVYKKIVIRDNRVSGIVLYGDTKDSSRLFRMLLKKEDVSGMTSVSILESGCCGVGSDSNDVATMAADEIVCGCNGVTKGTVVEAIQAKGLTTVDEVGSCTNAGRSCGRCKSLISDILAHTLGEKYDVAAKKTALCGCTTISRDEVVAEIKEKGLSTVKEVMNVLGWKQEEGCSKCRPALNYYLGMILQDQYTDDRDSRLVNEKMHANIQKNGTYSVIPRMYGGVTTAKDLMKIAEVAEKYDVPLVKLTGGQRIGLYGINKDDLPAVWEELGMPSGYAYGKTLRTVKTCVGAKFCRFGTQDSMGLGIDLEKKFERLDTPHKVKMGVSACPRNCAESGIKDFGIVGIDGGWELYVAGNGGTDLRAGDLFATVKTKEEVIELIGAFLQYYREHANYLERTSTWVERVGLDHVREVLANEETRKALNERLDKTLKKYQEPWAEVLENQDLQQKYYQKHEIPVLV; the protein is encoded by the coding sequence ATGGGCAGAAAACAACTAGTGATGATTGGGAACGGGATGGCTGGTGTGAGAACAATTGAGGAAATCTTAAAGCTTGCTCCAGACGCTTTTCAAATAACCATTTTCGGGGATGAACCACATCCGAATTATAATAGAATTAAGCTTTCAAATGTTTTACAAGGTGATACAACAGTAAACGATATCATTATGAATACTTGGGAATGGTATCAAGAAAATAACATTGAGCTTTTTACAGGAGAAGCAATTGTTCGCATTGATACTGAAGCGAAACAAGTAATCTCAAATCAAGGTAGAGTAGTGAGCTACGATGATTTAATTATTGCGACTGGATCAAGTTCGTTTATTTTGCCAATTCCGGGTGCCGATAAAGTGGGCGTTACTGGTTTTCGTGATATCCACGATTGTGAAACGATGATCAAAGTAGCGCGGGACTATAAAAAAGCTGCAGTTATTGGCGGCGGGTTGCTTGGTCTTGAAGCAGCAAGAGGCTTGTTAAACTTAGGTATGGAAGTAGATGTCATTCACTTAATGCCTCATTTAATGGAGCGACAACTCGATCCTACTGCGTCAATCATGCTAAAAGAAGAACTTGAAGCACAAGGCATGAATTTCCTGATGGAAAAACAGACTGCTGAGATCCAAGGCGACGAAAGAGTGACTGGACTACGTTTTGTAGACGGTTCGGAGATTGAGGCTGACCTTGTCGTTATGGCAGTCGGGATAAAACCAAATGTTCAAATTGCTAAAGACAGTGGTATCTATGTAAACCGTGGAATTGTTGTTGATGATTTTATGCAGACAAGCGTTGCACATGTCCATGCGGTTGGAGAATGCGCGGAACACAGAGAAGTAATTTACGGTCTTGTAGCTCCATTATATGAACAAGGAAAAGTGCTTGCTGCTAATCTTTGTGGAGTTGAAACAAAGCCATATGAGGGATCAATTGTCGGCACTGGCTTAAAAGTTTCTGGTGTAGACCTGTTCTCTGCTGGTGAAATTGATGATGATCCAAAGACAAAGTCAATTAAAGTTCATAACGAGTTCGATGGGGTATATAAAAAGATCGTCATTCGTGACAATCGAGTTTCTGGTATTGTCTTATACGGCGATACAAAAGATAGCTCAAGATTATTTAGAATGTTACTGAAAAAAGAAGATGTTAGCGGCATGACTAGTGTATCTATATTAGAGTCTGGTTGTTGTGGTGTAGGATCTGACTCCAATGATGTCGCGACCATGGCAGCAGATGAAATTGTCTGTGGATGTAATGGTGTGACTAAAGGAACAGTTGTGGAAGCTATTCAAGCAAAAGGGCTAACAACTGTTGATGAGGTGGGTAGCTGCACAAATGCCGGACGTTCATGTGGCCGTTGTAAGTCGTTAATCTCTGATATTTTAGCGCATACTCTTGGTGAAAAATATGATGTGGCTGCGAAGAAAACAGCATTATGTGGTTGTACAACTATTAGCCGTGATGAAGTAGTCGCGGAAATTAAGGAAAAAGGTCTATCTACTGTAAAAGAGGTCATGAATGTTCTTGGCTGGAAACAAGAAGAAGGATGTTCGAAGTGTCGTCCAGCGTTAAACTACTACCTTGGAATGATCCTACAAGATCAATATACGGATGATCGCGACTCAAGACTCGTTAATGAAAAAATGCATGCAAATATTCAAAAAAACGGAACTTACTCAGTTATTCCTAGAATGTATGGCGGAGTAACTACAGCGAAGGACTTAATGAAGATTGCCGAAGTTGCAGAAAAGTATGATGTTCCTTTAGTGAAATTGACTGGTGGTCAGCGAATTGGCCTTTATGGTATCAACAAAGACGATCTTCCAGCTGTTTGGGAAGAACTAGGAATGCCATCTGGTTATGCTTACGGAAAAACTCTCCGCACGGTGAAAACTTGCGTAGGAGCAAAATTCTGTCGCTTTGGTACTCAAGACTCGATGGGACTTGGGATTGATTTAGAGAAAAAATTCGAACGTTTAGACACTCCGCACAAAGTGAAAATGGGTGTATCTGCTTGTCCAAGGAACTGCGCTGAATCTGGAATTAAGGACTTTGGTATTGTTGGAATTGATGGTGGCTGGGAGCTTTATGTTGCAGGGAACGGTGGAACAGACTTACGTGCTGGGGACTTATTTGCAACTGTGAAAACAAAAGAAGAAGTCATTGAATTGATAGGCGCATTTTTACAATACTATCGCGAGCACGCGAATTATCTTGAGCGTACTTCTACATGGGTAGAACGCGTAGGGCTTGACCATGTGAGAGAGGTTCTAGCCAATGAAGAAACTAGAAAAGCGTTGAATGAGCGCTTAGATAAAACGTTGAAGAAATACCAAGAGCCATGGGCGGAAGTGCTTGAAAACCAAGACCTTCAGCAGAAGTATTATCAAAAGCACGAAATTCCAGTCTTAGTATAA
- the nirD gene encoding nitrite reductase small subunit NirD gives MEKLYLTDYDSLPERTGQVFHIGQEEIVLFRLSNGEVKAIENKSPHPKGGTLSGGLVSGEYVYCPLYDWKISLNDGMVQAPDSGQVKIFPIEITSGQVFMIYQ, from the coding sequence ATGGAGAAACTATATCTTACAGATTATGACTCTTTACCAGAAAGGACAGGACAGGTATTTCATATCGGTCAAGAAGAGATCGTCCTGTTCCGTCTTTCCAACGGTGAGGTAAAGGCAATTGAAAATAAGAGTCCCCATCCAAAAGGCGGAACATTAAGTGGGGGCTTAGTAAGCGGTGAATATGTATATTGCCCGCTCTATGATTGGAAAATATCATTAAATGATGGAATGGTTCAAGCACCGGACAGTGGGCAAGTAAAGATTTTTCCGATTGAAATAACTAGTGGACAGGTGTTTATGATATATCAATAG
- a CDS encoding DUF421 domain-containing protein has product MYEYVSDSLLVIGRIVTILPLLLFMTLYMGKRAIGELPIFDYLIIITLGAVVGADIADPNIKHFPTAIAVISIAFFQRLITYWKIKNRKVGRLLTFEPTVVIQDGIILDQRLKKLRYSIDSVLQMLREKDVFDITEVETAIIEANGGISVLKKTEKKPVTKEDMQIYKPTSTIALPIIIEGTIYTDILKDFNLDRMWLQEQLTKRGIHNLDDVFFASINRDLQLHVSLKHEPDVAIPKLKH; this is encoded by the coding sequence ATGTACGAATATGTGTCCGATTCACTATTGGTAATAGGGAGAATTGTTACAATATTACCGTTGCTCTTGTTTATGACACTTTATATGGGAAAAAGGGCCATTGGTGAATTACCGATTTTTGATTATTTAATTATTATCACATTGGGTGCTGTTGTCGGTGCAGACATTGCTGATCCAAATATTAAACACTTCCCTACTGCTATCGCAGTCATTTCTATAGCCTTTTTTCAAAGGCTCATTACTTATTGGAAAATTAAAAATCGAAAAGTAGGTAGACTGCTTACTTTTGAACCGACTGTTGTCATCCAGGACGGGATAATACTTGACCAAAGATTAAAAAAGCTTCGTTATTCCATTGATAGCGTCCTGCAAATGCTTAGAGAAAAAGACGTATTTGACATTACCGAAGTTGAAACAGCAATTATTGAGGCAAATGGAGGTATAAGTGTACTAAAAAAAACAGAAAAAAAACCCGTCACCAAAGAAGATATGCAAATTTATAAGCCAACTTCTACAATTGCACTACCAATTATCATAGAAGGAACCATCTACACAGACATACTCAAAGACTTTAACCTTGATCGAATGTGGCTACAGGAACAATTAACAAAACGAGGAATACACAACCTAGATGATGTTTTTTTCGCCTCTATTAATCGAGATCTTCAATTGCATGTTTCTCTGAAGCATGAACCCGATGTTGCAATTCCAAAGCTTAAGCACTAG
- a CDS encoding DUF2922 domain-containing protein: MAKKIELIFKNEIGRNVTISLDDPIEPVDPGKVALVMDLVLAQQAFVSSGGFLVSKVGARVVERNVDPIQMA, from the coding sequence ATGGCGAAGAAGATTGAACTTATTTTTAAAAATGAGATTGGTAGAAACGTAACGATTTCATTAGATGACCCAATTGAACCAGTAGATCCAGGGAAAGTAGCATTAGTAATGGATTTAGTGTTAGCGCAACAAGCATTCGTATCAAGCGGCGGCTTCTTAGTGAGCAAGGTTGGTGCTCGAGTAGTTGAACGCAATGTAGATCCAATTCAAATGGCATAG
- a CDS encoding DUF1659 domain-containing protein, producing the protein MSANILQSRLTMQLLAGYNEEGKEIFKTKSFSNINNTATDGQLRTTAEALLSLQVHTAEIVTRTNQYAVS; encoded by the coding sequence ATGAGCGCAAACATTTTACAATCACGTTTAACGATGCAATTGTTAGCTGGGTACAACGAAGAGGGGAAAGAGATTTTTAAAACAAAATCATTTTCGAACATCAACAACACAGCAACCGATGGCCAGCTTCGCACGACAGCAGAAGCATTACTTTCGCTGCAGGTCCATACAGCAGAGATCGTCACACGCACAAATCAATACGCTGTTTCTTAA
- the wrbA gene encoding NAD(P)H:quinone oxidoreductase has translation MENIKLAVIYYSMGGTNYQLSKWAEEGGKEAGAEVKVLKVPELAPQHVIDENEGWKAHVEATKDVPNVTLDDLEWADAIIFSVPTRFGNMPAQMKQFLDTTGGLWYHGKLANKVVSAMTSAQNSHGGQEATILSLYTTMHHWGAIIASPGYTDPVQFTSGGNPYGVSVTVGQDGKMIEDVEAAVKYQAKRTVTVAEWVKKGNQ, from the coding sequence ATGGAAAATATTAAATTAGCAGTCATATACTACAGCATGGGTGGAACGAACTATCAATTATCAAAATGGGCTGAAGAAGGTGGCAAAGAAGCTGGTGCTGAAGTAAAAGTGTTAAAGGTACCTGAATTAGCACCTCAACATGTCATCGATGAAAACGAAGGTTGGAAAGCTCACGTAGAGGCAACAAAAGATGTTCCAAACGTAACATTAGATGATCTAGAGTGGGCAGACGCAATTATTTTCAGTGTACCAACACGTTTTGGTAATATGCCAGCTCAAATGAAACAATTCTTGGATACGACAGGTGGTCTATGGTACCACGGGAAACTGGCAAACAAAGTAGTCAGTGCTATGACTTCAGCTCAAAATTCTCATGGTGGTCAAGAAGCGACGATTTTATCATTGTACACAACGATGCACCACTGGGGCGCAATTATTGCCTCACCTGGTTACACAGATCCTGTTCAATTTACATCAGGAGGTAACCCATACGGGGTAAGTGTAACAGTGGGTCAAGACGGAAAAATGATTGAAGATGTTGAAGCAGCTGTTAAGTATCAAGCAAAACGAACAGTTACCGTAGCAGAGTGGGTAAAAAAAGGAAATCAATAA